A single genomic interval of Malania oleifera isolate guangnan ecotype guangnan chromosome 13, ASM2987363v1, whole genome shotgun sequence harbors:
- the LOC131146490 gene encoding non-specific lipid transfer protein GPI-anchored 3-like — translation MMDSNKCVLFLIICSWGASLSSSEDGGGISTAGDTPGAVPCAQKLLPCQPYLHSPSPPSSCCAPLKRMISDDAHCLCAVFNNAAILKSLNITQADALNLAKACGANADISVCKNEATSPTGSPTTPATPSDGSSNNSTGSATTKNSASWNYNFSASTLVALVAASVIISAF, via the exons ATGATGGATTCCAACAAGTGTGTTCTGTTTCTGATAATCTGTTCGTGGGGGGCATCCCTGAGTTCGAGCGAAGACGGCGGCGGGATCTCGACGGCCGGAGACACACCGGGCGCAGTGCCGTGCGCGCAGAAGTTGCTACCCTGCCAACCGTACCTGCATTCTCCGTCGCCTCCCTCGTCCTGCTGCGCGCCGCTGAAGCGGATGATCTCCGACGACGCCCACTGCCTCTGCGCCGTCTTCAACAACGCTGCCATTCTCAAGTCTCTCAACATCACCCAAGCTGATGCTCTGAACCTCGCCAAGGCTTGCGGCGCTAATGCCGACATTTCTGTTTGCAagaatg AAGCTACGTCGCCAACGGGTTCACCCACTACTCCTGCAACTCCATCCGATG gTTCTTCGAACAATTCTACAGGGAGTGCAACTACAAAAAATTCAGCCAGTTGGAACTATAATTTTAGTGCTTCTACTCTCGTTGCTCTCGTTGCAGCTTCAGTTATTATTTCAGCATTTTAA